In Primulina eburnea isolate SZY01 chromosome 3, ASM2296580v1, whole genome shotgun sequence, one DNA window encodes the following:
- the LOC140827812 gene encoding cytochrome P450 83B1-like, which produces MSDSLLHWKMEIIILLFLLLLFPVVFIFLNQWHETTTKRTRFPPGPRGLPLIGNLHQFDSLNPHLFLYNLSKKHGPLISLKLGRVQLIVVSSAKIAKEVFTTNDIVTSNRPNRTGTQKLSYDGHDIGFSAYSDCWREMRKLVVTRLLSVNQVNSSTLIRRDEVFHMIEDVSKKADEVEHINLSETLINMSSSIICRTAFGKSYRESSTVKRAVDEVGHEAVVIMGGFFLADYFPLFGWIDKVTGKISRLDKCFEILDSFYQELIDEHMSSNRPQAMEGDILDTLIKMKEGNTRSMDISCDCIKAILMNISIGGTDTGSVLITWAMTALMKAPEAMRRVQQEIRSIVGKKPLLDEDDIQKFPYFKAVIKEVLRLYPPVPLLPRETTERCFIDGYEIQPKTSVYVNIWAIGRDPEYWENPNEFLPDRFLNSTIDYKGRDFGLIPFGSGRRSCPGMFLGVAVTELALANLLYAFDWELPDGMTEEDVNTDSFPGMAMHKKIPLCLIAKRHI; this is translated from the exons ATGTCTGATTCTCTTCTGCACTGGAAAATGGAAATCATTATTCTGCTCTTCCTACTCTTACTTTTCCCAGTTGTCTTCATTTTCCTCAATCAATGGCACGAAACTACTACGAAGCGAACCCGTTTTCCACCCGGCCCTCGTGGACTCCCTTTAATCGGAAATTTGCACCAGTTCGACAGCCTAAATCCTCATCTGTTCTTGTATAATCTTTCCAAGAAACATGGCCCCCTTATTTCCTTGAAGCTTGGACGTGTACAACTGATTGTCGTTTCTTCGGCAAAAATAGCCAAAGAAGTATTCACAACCAACGATATTGTGACTTCTAATAGACCAAATAGAACAGGTACGCAGAAGCTATCGTATGATGGCCATGATATCGGCTTCTCGGCTTATAGCGACTGCTGGAGAGAGATGAGAAAACTTGTTGTTACTCGTCTCCTTAGTGTTAATCAAGTAAATTCATCCACCCTGATCCGTAGGGACGAGGTTTTCCACATGATTGAGGATGTATCCAAGAAAGCAGATGAAGTTGAGCATATCAACTTAAGCGAAACATTAATAAATATGTCGAGCAGCATTATCTGTCGAACTGCCTTTGGGAAATCTTATAGGGAGAGCTCGACTGTTAAACGAGCCGTCGATGAGGTCGGACACGAAGCTGTGGTGATAATGGGCGGTTTCTTTTTGGCTGATTACTTTCCTTTGTTTGGTTGGATAGATAAAGTTACGGGGAAGATTTCTCGACTTGATAAATGTTTCGAGATTTTGGACTCGTTCTACCAAGAACTTATCGACGAGCACATGAGTTCGAATAGGCCACAGGCGATGGAAGGTGACATTCTTGATACTCTGATCAAGATGAAAGAAGGGAACACAAGGTCGATGGATATAAGCTGTGACTGTATCAAGGCAATTCTCATG AACATCTCTATCGGTGGAACCGACACAGGTTCGGTTTTGATAACTTGGGCAATGACGGCTCTTATGAAGGCGCCTGAAGCGATGAGACGAGTTCAACAAGAAATCAGGAGCATAGTAGGAAAGAAACCCCTTTTAGACGAAGATGACATCCAAAAATTTCCATACTTTAAAGCAGTGATTAAGGAGGTTTTGAGACTTTATCCGCCCGTTCCACTTTTGCCAAGAGAAACAACAGAAAGGTGTTTTATTGATGGGTATGAAATTCAACCTAAAACTTCCGTTTATGTTAATATTTGGGCTATTGGTAGAGATCCCGAATACTGGGAAAACCCGAATGAGTTCTTGCCAGATCGATTCTTGAATAGCACAATCGACTATAAAGGGCGAGATTTCGGGTTGATTCCATTTGGATCAGGCAGAAGGAGCTGCCCAGGGATGTTCTTAGGTGTTGCAGTAACGGAGCTGGCACTAGCAAACCTTCTTTATGCGTTTGACTGGGAATTACCAGACGGAATGACCGAGGAAGATGTCAACACCGATTCATTCCCGGGAATGGCGATGCATAAAAAAATCCCTCTTTGTCTCATTGCCAAGAGACATATATAA